A single window of Phoenix dactylifera cultivar Barhee BC4 unplaced genomic scaffold, palm_55x_up_171113_PBpolish2nd_filt_p 000117F, whole genome shotgun sequence DNA harbors:
- the LOC103698789 gene encoding probable 3-beta-hydroxysteroid-Delta(8),Delta(7)-isomerase, giving the protein MATAFEHPYVPRELHLPGYVPCFLSQKDILVPYLGTSLVGVALLWLFSGRLSKISKTDRLLMCWWAFTGLTHIILEGYFAFSPGFYKEKTPHFLAEVWKEYSKGDSRYAARDAGVVTVEGITAVIEGPASLLAVYAIASRKPYSYILQFAICLGQLYGCLVYFITALLEGDNFSTSLYYYWAYYIGANSSWVIIPTLIAIRSWNKINAAFKVEKKTKPL; this is encoded by the exons ATGGCGACGGCGTTCGAGCACCCGTACGTGCCGAGGGAACTCCATCTCCCGGGTTACGTCCCGTGCTTCCTCTCCCAGAAGGACATCCTCGTGCCCTACCTTGGCACCTCCCTTGTCGGCGTCGCCCTCCTCTGGCTCTTTTCCG GGCGACTGTCAAAGATATCAAAGACTGATAGGTTGCTTATGTGCTGGTGGGCATTTACGGGTCTGACTCACATTATCCTTGAGGGCTATTTTGCTTTTTCCCCAGGGTTTTACAAGGAGAAAACTCCGCACTTTTTGGCTGAAGTCT GGAAGGAATATAGCAAAGGTGACTCCAGATATGCAGCGAGAGATGCTGGAGTGGTTACTGTTGAAGGGATCACTGCTGTCATAGAGGGTCCAGCTAGCCTTCTCGCTGT GTACGCAATTGCATCAAGGAAACCGTACAGTTACATTCTTCAATTTGCGATATGTCTTGGCCAGCTTTATGGATGTTTGGTTTACTTCATAACTGCATTATTAGAGGGTGACAACTTCTCGACAAGCCTGTATTACTATTGGGCATACTACATCGGAGCAAACAGCTCTTGGGTTATCATACCGACACTCATTGCAATCAGGAGTTGGAATAAGATTAATGCAGCATTTAAAGTTGAGAAGAAGACAAAGCCTCTTTGA